The DNA region TTCTCGCCTGTGTGGATCCGCCGGTGGTAGTTGAACTCGCTTGTGTGGGCAAACCTTTTGCCACAGACCTTGCAGCTGTACTTACTAttcccaggctggccctgcagAGCCAGCTCCTCGTTCAGAAACTCCTCAGAGGGCAGCTTCCGCTTCTGGAGGGCTAGGTGTGGTAGCCCCAGACCAGGCCGCGCGTCCAGGCCGCTGTTGCACTTGTGTTGGCTGATGTGGTAACGGTAGGCTGCCTCCGACCTGAAGCTCTGGCTGCATAAGTGGCAGCGGAAGAGGACGTCCTCCAGGCCCTGGTGAACGACCATGTGCTTCTCTAGAAGGTGCCAGTCCACAAAGCTGCTGGCACAGACGGAACAGGAGAAGACTGAAATGCCCAGATGGGAGAGCATGTGCCACATGAGGCTGCAGAGGTTGAGGTGGCGCTGATCACAGACGCTGCAGGCCTGGCCCTTCAAGTTCACATGCTCCAGGATGTGGCAACGGACCACATGGAAATCTTTGGCCAATGCTTTCCCACAGACAGCACATTTCAACTCCGGGGAGGCTGCCCCTGGAAAGAGACCCAGTTTCCCAGACAGGGGTTCATTGGGGTGGACAATGACGTTGTTCTCAAATATCCCATCCCGCCGGTGCAGGGTCAGCTGCCACTGGGTGAAGAACTTTGTCTCACACATATCgcaggaaaacaggaaaatgcCAATGTGAGACAGGACATGGGTCACCCGGGAGTTTCGGTCCTGGAAATGGGTCTCACAGACCTTGCAGTTGCCCGTAAGCAAGTCTACGTGGTCCCGCGCGTGCTGCCGTATCAGCTGAATGTTGGGCTCTAGAACTTTCTTGCACACCTGGCAGGGCATGGCCTTATTCTCCCTGTTGTCACTGTCACCGAAAGCCAGGTCGTCCTCGCTGTCATCGCTCAACTCAATCACCTCCTCCGCGGTACCAATGTCTTCGGCCGGGTCCTCAAACTGCAGGTCCTCATCCCCCAGGTCCTCCAGCTGGAGCTCATCCATCTGCCCAAAGCTTGGATCTCTGGAGTGGTCGCTATTGCTCAAACAGGCATTGGTCTGGGTCGTAGTGTCTACCGCGTTATCAGAGGCAAAGAAGGGGCTTTTACTGAAGTCTCCATTGCTTTGAACTCTGTATGGCTGGCAAGAACTTGTGCTGGTCTGGATGCCTGTGCTGACCGTGCCTAGGACTGGTGGTGGGGTCGCCATACTAGGAACAGATGTGAAGGGGACAGGAGTGTCGTGGTCTTCCGACTTTGGTGGCAGTGGCAGCTGCGGCAGGGGCAAGCCATGATTAGTGTCACCCGAGACACTCCGCTCTTCCTCTTTGTAGCTTCCTCCTGCATCAGTAGGCAACACATAGTTTCTATCGGGACCGAAGT from Mus pahari chromosome 9, PAHARI_EIJ_v1.1, whole genome shotgun sequence includes:
- the Zbtb39 gene encoding zinc finger and BTB domain-containing protein 39, translated to MGMRIKLQSSNHPNNLLKELNKCRLSETMCDVTIVVGSRSFPAHKAVLACAAGYFQNLFLNTGLDAARTYVVDFITPANFEKILSFVYTSELFTDLINVGVIYEVAERLGMEDLLRACHSTFPDLEGTAIAKSLTSTSDSQCVTLSCPSVDPTHPLGELRGSGEHFGPDRNYVLPTDAGGSYKEEERSVSGDTNHGLPLPQLPLPPKSEDHDTPVPFTSVPSMATPPPVLGTVSTGIQTSTSSCQPYRVQSNGDFSKSPFFASDNAVDTTTQTNACLSNSDHSRDPSFGQMDELQLEDLGDEDLQFEDPAEDIGTAEEVIELSDDSEDDLAFGDSDNRENKAMPCQVCKKVLEPNIQLIRQHARDHVDLLTGNCKVCETHFQDRNSRVTHVLSHIGIFLFSCDMCETKFFTQWQLTLHRRDGIFENNVIVHPNEPLSGKLGLFPGAASPELKCAVCGKALAKDFHVVRCHILEHVNLKGQACSVCDQRHLNLCSLMWHMLSHLGISVFSCSVCASSFVDWHLLEKHMVVHQGLEDVLFRCHLCSQSFRSEAAYRYHISQHKCNSGLDARPGLGLPHLALQKRKLPSEEFLNEELALQGQPGNSKYSCKVCGKRFAHTSEFNYHRRIHTGEKPYQCKVCHKFFRGRSTIKCHLKTHSGALMYRCTVCGHYSSTLNLMSKHVGVHKGSLPPDFTIEQTFMYIIHSKEAEKNPDS